The following DNA comes from Amycolatopsis albispora.
GGACCAGGAGCTGGCGCGGTATGTGCCGTACTACTACCAGGCGGCGGTGCAGCTGGGCATGCCCGCTTCGTACGAGCGGCACCTGGCTGACCTGCTGCGCTACCCGGGCTCGAACGTGGCGGCGACGTATGTGCCGGATTCGGTGCGGTTGCCGCGGTTCGACCACCTGGCGATGCCGGATGTGGACCTTTGGGTGCGCACGCGCGGTTCGCAGCTGCTCTTCGTCGATGGGGAGAACGACCCTTGGAGCGCCGAGCCTTTCCGGCTGGGCTTCGGTTCGCGGGACTCGTACCGCTATGTGGTGCCCGGGGGCAATCACGGTGCGAAGATCGCGCAACTCCCACCTTCGGAGGCGGCCGCCGCCACGGCCACGGTCCGGCGGTGGGCCGGGGTCGAGGCCCCCGCCGCACGGTTGGCTCCCCCGTCACTGGACGCCGACCCCCTACTCGAAACCCGACCACGCCTCTGACTCTCGCCGGGCGCGCACCGGACACCTCCGACGCTATGAATGTGGCTTTCATAGCGTTTGGCGCAATGAAAGCCACATTCATAGCGCAGCCGCTGCCCAACTCGAGCCGGGCCGCCGCAGCCGGGACACGAATGTGGCTTTCGGGGCGGATTTCGCCCCGAAAGCCACATTCGTGTTCATGCTGCGCCCGGTCCCCTTGGCGCGAAGCGACATTCGAAGCTGTGGCGAGCGGGCGCTGCCAAGGCGGGGCCAGCCACAGTCCCCCTTCCCCGCCCCGGTCCACAGCCAAAGACACGGCGAAGAACTCGTTGTCAAGGTACTCTTTCCAGCCTTGACAACGAGTTCTTCGCCGTCGTCACCATGAAAAACCGGGGTGGACCCGCCGAGATCAGCTGATCGGGGCGGCGCACAGGCCAAGTTCGCCAACCGCCAGGCCCTGCAGCGGGCCGCGAACCGCCGCGTCCTCAGGCAAGGGCACCATCGGATGCACCGGCCCCCGTGGCCCGGCGGAGCAACGGACACCCAACCGCCCGGCACAACCCCGGCTGCGGGACGCGCTGCCCGGGCAGCGAACCGGGGTGCACTGCCGGACGGATCCATCGAACCCAAGCCGCAGGGTGCGTTGCCCGGCACGCCCATCGCACCGAGCCGCGGGACGCGCTGCCCAGACCGGCCCATCGCACCGGGCCGCGGGACGCGCTGCCCAGACGGGCCCATCGCACCAAGCCGCGGCGGGCGCGGTCCAGGTAAGCCCATCGCACCGAGCCGTAAGGTTCGTGCACGGGCGGCTCCATCAGGCCGGACCGTGGACGCGCCCAGACAGGCCCTCCGGATGGGCCCGCCCGAAAGCGCCTGCCGGGGTTACTTGATGCCGGCGGCGTCCATGCCTCGTAGTTCCTTCTTCAGGTCGGCGACCTCGTCTCGCAGGCGCGCGGCCAGTTCGAACTGCAGGTCCCGCGCGGCCTGCATCATTTGGTCGGTCATCGACTGGATGAGGTCCGCCAGCTCCGCGCGTGGCATGCCCGCCACGTCCTTGTCCACCAGCACACCCGAGCTGCGGCCCCCGCCGCCCTGTTCCGGCTTTTTGCCTCGCGAGGCGTTGCGCCCCGAACCACCGACGGCGACCTCCTCCGAATCCTCGGCTTCCGAGTACACCCGGTCCAGGATGTCGGCGATCTTCTTCCGCAGCGGCTGCGGGTCCACCCCGCGCTCGGTGTTGTAGGCGATCTGCTTCGCCCGGCGGCGGTTCGTTTCGTCGATCGCGTGCTGCATCGAGTCGGTGATCTTGTCCGCGTACATGTGCACCTGACCCGACACGTTCCGCGCGGCCCGCCCGATGGTCTGGATCAGCGACGTCCCACTGCGCAGGAAGCCTTCCTTGTCCGCGTCCAGGATGGCCACCAGCGAAACCTCGGGCAGGTCCAGCCCCTCCCGCAGCAGGTTGATGCCGACCAGCACGTCGAAGTCACCGGAACGCAGCTGCCGCAGCAGCTCCACCCGCCGCAGGGTGTCCACTTCGGAATGCAGGTACCGCACCCGGATGCCCAGCTCGAGCAGGTAGTCGGTGAGGTCCTCGGCCATCTTCTTGGTCAGCGTGGTGACCAGCACCCGCTCGTCCTTCTCGGCCCGCTCGCGGATCTCGTGCACCAGGTCGTCGATCTGCCCCTCGGTCGGCTTGACCACCACCTCGGGATCGATCAGCCCGGTCGGCCGGATCACCTGCTCGACGAACTCACCACCGGTCTGCCCCATCTCGTACGGCCCCGGCGTCGCCGACAGGTACACCGTCTGGCCGATCCGGTCGGAGAACTCCTCCCAGGTCAGCGGCCGGTTGTCGGTGGCACTGGGCAGCCGGAAGCCGAACTCCACCAGGTTCCGCTTGCGGGACATGTCGCCCTCGAACATGCCGCCGATCTGCGGCACCGTGACGTGCGACTCGTCGATGACCAGCAGGAAGTCGTCCGGGAAGTAGTCGATCAGGGTGGCCGGGGCGGACCCGGCCGGGCGGCCGTCGATGTGCCGCGAGTAGTTCTCGATGCCCGAGCAGAACCCGACCTGGCGCATCATCTCGATGTCGTAGCTGGTCCGCATGCGCAGCCGCTGCGCCTCCAGCAGCTTGCCCTGCTTCTCCAGCTCGGCCAGCCGCTCCTCCAGCTCGGCCTCGATGCCCTGGATCGCCTTCTCCATGCGCTCCGGCCCGGCCACGTAGTGGGTGGCCGGGAAGATGCGCACCTCGTCCAGCTCCTGCACGATCTCGCCGGTCAGCGGGTGCAGGTAGTACAGCTTGTCGATCTCGTCGCCGAAGAACTCGACCCGGATGGCCAGCTCCTCGTACGCCGGGATGATCTCCACGGTGTCCCCGCGCACCCGGAAGGTGCCCCGCGCGAACGCGATGTCGTTGCGCGTGTACTGCACGTCGACCAGCGCGCGGAGCAGGGTGTCCCGCTCGACCTCGGCGCCGACGGCCAGCTTCGTGGACCGGTCGAGATAGGACTGCGGCGTGCCCAGGCCGTAGATGCAGGACACGCTGGCGACCACGATCACGTCACGCCGCGAGAGCAGGTTCATCGTGGCCGAGTGGCGCAGCCGTTCGACGTCGTCGTTGATCGACGAGTCCTTCTCGATGTAGGTGTCCGTCTGCGCGATGTACGCCTCGGGCTGGTAGTAGTCGTAGTAGCTGACGAAGTACTCGACCGCGTTGTGCGGGAAGAAGTCGCGCAGCTCGTTCGCCAGCTGGGCGGCCAGCGTCTTGTTCGGCGCCATCACCAGCGTGGGCCGCTGGACCCGCTCGATCAGCCAGGCGGTGGTCGCCGACTTGCCGGT
Coding sequences within:
- the uvrB gene encoding excinuclease ABC subunit UvrB — its product is MAFATEHPVLAQSEFRPVSEVPRADGRFKVVSDYAPAGDQPAAIDELERRIKAGEKDVVLLGATGTGKSATTAWLIERVQRPTLVMAPNKTLAAQLANELRDFFPHNAVEYFVSYYDYYQPEAYIAQTDTYIEKDSSINDDVERLRHSATMNLLSRRDVIVVASVSCIYGLGTPQSYLDRSTKLAVGAEVERDTLLRALVDVQYTRNDIAFARGTFRVRGDTVEIIPAYEELAIRVEFFGDEIDKLYYLHPLTGEIVQELDEVRIFPATHYVAGPERMEKAIQGIEAELEERLAELEKQGKLLEAQRLRMRTSYDIEMMRQVGFCSGIENYSRHIDGRPAGSAPATLIDYFPDDFLLVIDESHVTVPQIGGMFEGDMSRKRNLVEFGFRLPSATDNRPLTWEEFSDRIGQTVYLSATPGPYEMGQTGGEFVEQVIRPTGLIDPEVVVKPTEGQIDDLVHEIRERAEKDERVLVTTLTKKMAEDLTDYLLELGIRVRYLHSEVDTLRRVELLRQLRSGDFDVLVGINLLREGLDLPEVSLVAILDADKEGFLRSGTSLIQTIGRAARNVSGQVHMYADKITDSMQHAIDETNRRRAKQIAYNTERGVDPQPLRKKIADILDRVYSEAEDSEEVAVGGSGRNASRGKKPEQGGGGRSSGVLVDKDVAGMPRAELADLIQSMTDQMMQAARDLQFELAARLRDEVADLKKELRGMDAAGIK